A genomic stretch from Bradyrhizobium quebecense includes:
- a CDS encoding serine hydrolase domain-containing protein — MLAPTPASPESAGMSTAALNRLEAHLKSRYIDSGRFPGTQVLIYRRGKIVHSTVQGFADLERKVPVKDDTIFRIYSMTKPITSVAFMMLVEEGKVALDEPVAKYVPEWKNLGVFVAGIAPAFLTHPPSRPMLIVDLLRHTSGLTYGFQQRSNVDAAYREKKIGEVVKAGTLDSMIEDLAKIPLEFSPGEAWNYSVSTDVLGYLVGKISGMPFEQFLKERIFKPLGMNDTDFFVPADKAHRFAACYSADPQGGFNPLAAERKGTLTLQDDPATSSFLSPPSLVSGGGGLCSTAADYLTFCRALLNGGELGGVRLLGPKTLKLMATNHLPGGGDLPAMSRSMFAEAAYSGIGFGLGFAVTMHPAQTLIAGSPGEFNWGGAATTSFFIDPAEELITIFMTQVLPSSAYPLRRELRTMVYAAITESNL; from the coding sequence GGGAATGTCGACCGCCGCCCTCAACCGCCTCGAAGCGCATCTGAAGAGCCGCTACATCGATTCCGGCCGCTTTCCCGGCACCCAGGTCCTGATCTACCGCCGCGGCAAGATCGTGCATTCCACCGTCCAGGGCTTTGCCGATCTCGAGCGCAAGGTGCCGGTGAAGGACGACACCATCTTCCGCATCTATTCGATGACCAAGCCGATCACTTCGGTCGCCTTCATGATGCTGGTCGAGGAAGGCAAGGTCGCGCTCGACGAGCCGGTCGCCAAATACGTTCCGGAATGGAAAAACCTCGGCGTGTTCGTCGCCGGCATTGCGCCCGCCTTCCTGACCCACCCACCGAGCCGACCGATGCTGATCGTCGACCTGCTGCGCCACACCTCGGGTCTCACCTACGGCTTCCAGCAGCGCTCCAATGTCGACGCGGCCTATCGCGAAAAGAAGATCGGCGAGGTCGTCAAGGCCGGCACGCTCGACAGCATGATCGAAGACCTGGCGAAGATCCCGCTGGAATTCTCGCCGGGCGAAGCCTGGAATTACTCGGTCTCCACCGACGTGCTCGGCTATCTCGTAGGCAAGATCTCGGGGATGCCGTTCGAGCAGTTCCTGAAGGAGCGGATCTTCAAGCCGCTCGGCATGAACGACACCGACTTCTTCGTGCCGGCCGACAAGGCGCACCGCTTTGCCGCCTGCTATTCCGCCGACCCGCAGGGCGGCTTCAACCCGCTCGCCGCCGAGCGCAAGGGCACGCTGACGCTGCAGGACGATCCGGCCACCAGTTCGTTCCTGTCGCCGCCCTCGCTGGTCTCCGGCGGCGGCGGGCTGTGCTCGACCGCGGCCGACTACCTGACCTTCTGCCGCGCGCTGCTCAACGGCGGTGAGCTCGGCGGCGTTCGGCTGCTCGGCCCGAAGACGTTGAAGCTGATGGCCACCAACCATCTGCCAGGCGGCGGCGACCTGCCGGCGATGTCGCGCTCGATGTTCGCCGAAGCCGCCTATAGCGGCATCGGCTTCGGCCTCGGCTTCGCCGTCACCATGCACCCGGCGCAGACCCTGATCGCGGGCAGCCCTGGGGAATTCAACTGGGGCGGCGCGGCGACGACATCGTTCTTCATCGATCCGGCCGAGGAGCTGATCACGATCTTCATGACCCAGGTGCTGCCGTCGAGCGCCTATCCGCTGCGCCGCGAACTGCGCACCATGGTCTACGCCGCGATCACCGAGAGCAACCTCTGA